One genomic window of Actinoalloteichus hoggarensis includes the following:
- a CDS encoding MBOAT family O-acyltransferase, with the protein MSFASPLFLWYFMPAILLAVLIAPRSWRNGVIAVASLVFYASGAGGTTLLLLACIVVNYLVAPALQPDEWDLERRRKRWLLIGVITFNLSILFVWKYAGFATEQAAVLASWFGAELPVVELALPIGISFYTFHHISYVVDIYRGERPALRNPVSFVTYIAMFPQLVAGPIIRYREIADQLPQQRSHRLDDIAAGLPRFALGLAKKVIVADSLAPVVNACFNTPAEDMTFAIAWLGAIGYTLQLYFDFSGYSDMAIGLGRMLGFRLPENFARPYSSVTVTEFWRRWHMSLSRWFRDYVYIPLGGNRHGAAKTYRNLWIIFLLTGFWHGAAWTFVLWGVFHGALLVFERATGRDRAPASQGGRIARRVLTTVLVTIGWVVFRSPDMAAAWTVLSNMLLPDLDGLSIEVGDALNNQRLVILLAAVSVFFLPGRSVTGPYLESARSRPAAVLRVALLTVGLWYAAILVATGTFSPFLYYQF; encoded by the coding sequence ATGTCGTTCGCCAGTCCGCTGTTCCTGTGGTACTTCATGCCTGCCATCCTGCTGGCAGTGCTGATCGCACCCCGGAGTTGGCGCAACGGCGTCATCGCGGTGGCGAGCCTGGTGTTCTACGCCAGTGGAGCGGGCGGGACCACGCTCCTCCTGTTGGCCTGCATCGTCGTCAACTACCTCGTCGCACCCGCGTTACAACCGGACGAGTGGGATCTGGAGCGTCGGCGTAAACGCTGGCTGCTCATCGGCGTGATCACCTTCAATCTCTCGATCCTCTTCGTCTGGAAGTACGCCGGTTTCGCCACCGAGCAGGCGGCCGTGCTGGCGAGCTGGTTCGGCGCCGAGCTGCCGGTGGTGGAGCTGGCGCTGCCGATCGGCATCTCGTTCTACACCTTTCACCACATCTCCTACGTGGTGGACATCTACCGAGGCGAACGGCCCGCGCTGCGCAATCCGGTCTCGTTCGTCACCTATATCGCGATGTTCCCGCAGCTCGTGGCAGGACCGATCATCCGCTATCGCGAGATCGCCGACCAGCTCCCGCAGCAGCGAAGTCACCGCCTGGACGACATCGCCGCCGGGCTGCCTCGATTCGCCCTCGGCCTGGCGAAGAAGGTGATCGTCGCCGACTCGCTGGCCCCGGTGGTCAATGCCTGCTTCAACACGCCCGCCGAGGACATGACCTTCGCCATCGCCTGGCTGGGTGCGATCGGGTACACGCTCCAGCTCTACTTCGACTTCTCCGGCTACTCGGACATGGCGATCGGGTTAGGCCGGATGCTCGGATTCCGTCTGCCGGAGAACTTCGCCCGTCCCTATTCCTCGGTGACGGTCACGGAGTTCTGGCGGCGCTGGCACATGTCGCTGTCCCGCTGGTTCCGGGACTACGTCTACATTCCGCTGGGCGGCAACCGGCACGGCGCGGCGAAGACCTATCGCAATCTCTGGATCATCTTCCTATTGACCGGCTTCTGGCACGGTGCCGCCTGGACGTTCGTTCTGTGGGGCGTGTTCCACGGCGCGCTGCTGGTGTTCGAGCGGGCGACGGGCCGGGACCGTGCTCCCGCGAGCCAGGGAGGTCGGATCGCGCGCAGGGTTCTGACCACCGTGCTCGTCACGATCGGCTGGGTGGTGTTCCGGTCGCCGGACATGGCGGCGGCGTGGACCGTGCTGAGCAACATGCTGCTGCCCGATCTCGACGGATTGTCGATCGAGGTGGGCGACGCGCTGAACAATCAGCGGCTGGTGATCCTGCTGGCGGCGGTGAGCGTGTTCTTCCTGCCGGGCAGGTCGGTGACGGGCCCGTATCTGGAGTCGGCCCGATCCAGGCCCGCCGCGGTGCTACGGGTGGCGCTGCTGACGGTCGGCCTCTGGTACGCGGCGATCCTCGTGGCGACGGGGACGTTCAGCCCGTTCCTCTATTACCAGTTCTAG
- a CDS encoding NUDIX hydrolase: protein MDRTSMAELPRHSVSVAGVVVRDDGRILVIRRADDGRWEPPGGVLELDETFEEGVRREVREETGVAVTVTRLTGVYKNLRRGVVALVFHCTPRTAREVGSSGGASPVDPPVGPRDGEAREVRWMSRDEVERMMLPAYAVRVGDAMARSGVAVRVHDGAVLLDTSAP from the coding sequence ATGGACAGGACCTCGATGGCCGAGCTGCCCCGCCACTCCGTCAGCGTCGCGGGCGTCGTCGTCCGCGACGACGGCCGAATACTCGTGATCCGACGCGCCGACGACGGACGGTGGGAGCCGCCCGGCGGGGTGCTCGAACTCGACGAGACCTTCGAGGAGGGCGTTCGCCGGGAGGTGCGTGAGGAGACCGGCGTGGCGGTCACGGTCACCCGGCTGACCGGGGTCTACAAGAACCTGCGGCGGGGCGTGGTGGCGTTGGTGTTCCACTGCACTCCCCGGACGGCCCGCGAGGTGGGGAGTTCCGGCGGTGCGAGTCCTGTGGACCCGCCCGTCGGACCGCGCGACGGTGAGGCCCGCGAGGTCCGATGGATGTCGCGGGACGAGGTCGAGCGGATGATGCTCCCCGCCTACGCCGTGCGGGTCGGCGATGCGATGGCGCGGTCGGGAGTCGCGGTTCGGGTACACGACGGCGCCGTCCTGCTGGACACCTCGGCACCCTGA
- a CDS encoding class I SAM-dependent methyltransferase, protein MTNPAAIFDDLAPDYDENGYHRALAETLVAALPRSGRPATVLDVATGTGVAAFAALRHLKPARVTAVDIAGSMIARARESAAVDDPTGVISWHVGPGVPAPVAGQSVDVVLCASSLHFLGSAALGDWLRVLRPGGRAAFTLPAAGHFRPSGVFAELVSPDLPIPADERQAAEVAVTAGFTEVVARRHETGGDHPKAVFLVHAVAPVQGASEAP, encoded by the coding sequence GTGACGAACCCCGCCGCGATATTCGACGACCTCGCCCCCGATTACGACGAGAACGGCTATCACCGCGCCCTGGCCGAGACACTCGTGGCGGCGCTGCCCCGATCCGGCCGACCCGCGACCGTCCTCGACGTGGCCACCGGCACCGGGGTAGCGGCCTTCGCCGCGCTGCGGCACCTGAAGCCAGCACGGGTCACCGCGGTCGACATCGCGGGCTCCATGATCGCCAGGGCCCGCGAGTCCGCCGCCGTCGACGACCCGACAGGCGTGATCAGCTGGCACGTCGGCCCCGGTGTGCCCGCCCCCGTCGCCGGTCAGAGTGTGGACGTGGTGCTGTGCGCCTCGTCGCTGCACTTCCTCGGCTCGGCCGCGCTCGGCGACTGGCTGCGGGTGCTGCGCCCCGGCGGACGTGCCGCCTTCACCCTGCCCGCCGCCGGGCACTTCCGCCCCTCCGGCGTGTTCGCCGAACTGGTCAGCCCCGACCTGCCGATCCCGGCCGACGAGCGACAGGCTGCCGAGGTCGCCGTCACGGCGGGCTTCACCGAGGTCGTGGCCCGCCGCCACGAGACCGGGGGCGACCATCCCAAGGCGGTGTTCCTCGTCCATGCCGTCGCCCCGGTCCAGGGCGCGTCGGAGGCGCCGTGA